ACCATCCAGAAAAGAAGTCAAAACGTTACCCAAACTCACGCAGTTGGTTTAGATGAATTAGTAGTGTGTTCTCCCTTGTAAGACCCCGGGGTGGTTGCCATCATCTCTAAGAATAGCTCCCTAATGGTTGATTGgttgcaaatgaagagacaaaaggtCCCAGGGTGCTGTAAACTTATTTTACTTAACATTAGCAAGATCGCAGCAAATGTGCTCCATCAACTTTGGCAGTCCAAGATTTTGCCCTCGAAGGCGGCTTTGGCCAAAACTGCGTTGGGCTCGAATAAATAAGTTTACAGCACcgtgggacttttgtctcttcatttgcgaCTCTATTTGGTGCTTCTCATTTTTTAATTCACCCAATTGTTGATTGGGCCCGTGTGAAGCTCTGGCCAAAGCTGAATCCTCTGCGCATTTCCCCGGAGATGCACCACTATTCTCCCCGTCCAGCGCTTGGCTGTGCCCagcggagggtggtggtggtatctaTAAGGGAAACAGAGCTCTCGGGTCCCTGCCCCATCTTGGAAGGCTTGCAAGGTGTGCCAGGAAGTGCAGCCCTTTCGAGGGCTCCCCCCCAGAGAGGGATTGTGCAGAAAGGGCTCTCGCGTTTCCGAACAGaaaagcacagtgggaaatggctctcctcTTGGAAGGTTTTCTGCCGGAGTGGCCCCCGCTCGGAAAACCGTGCAGCTCACTGAATTAGTCAATTACACCGAGTCTGATGAAGCGCCTGAGATTTCTTTAAGGCTGTGCTCCAATGCGGCTTGATTACAACGTTCGATTCATTGACTACCATTTCTCCAAAGCGGTGGCCCGattaagaacaaaacaaaacaccctcttgAACCAGCGAAATGATTTCGGGGTTATTTTTATTTAGTGTCTATTACCACGAAAACACCTTCGGTGTAACGGCACCGTCCCGTCACCTGCGGcctctgtgattttcttttttttaaatgcaaagctCAGACTGTATGGCAGCGACCCCCCTCGGCCCATGGGGCGTCTCCGCCCCCAGGCATGGTCTCGGGCAGAGCTGACTGAGGATTGCATCGAAGCGATTCCGCCTTGGGGTGACTGGAAGGTGCTTTGCTGCAGAGATCCTAGATTCACGAGAGAAATGAAACTGGGGGCTGGGAtcggggagagaagggagagcaGGTGCCCCGAGGGGAGGCAGGATTGGGAGAAAagggtggttggggggggggaaagaacctGGAACAGTGTGGAAGGCTGGGCAGGGTGGCTGTTTTCCACTTCCGGTCGCGGGTAATAGAATTTTGGACGATTTGGCCTTGGGAAGGAGGTTTAACTGGATGGCTTCTCGGGACAAGATGGAGATCTTGCCAGGCCTTCCCTTTGGGGCAACTCGCTCCAAGCCACTTCCGTTTCCCGTGGGGTCTTCTGGACCTCCGAGACGTGGCTGCCCTTGGTGACGGGCCGGCTGTAGGCCAGGGCCTCGGGCAGAAGGCTCTTGCACGGGGCTTCCAGAGATCCCTGGCGGTGAGAAGCCAGCAGCTCGGGCGTGCTGACCCCTTTGGGTTTGCCCTCCAGGGACCTGGGGTGGCCCGAGAGTGGCGCTTCGGCCGAGATGGCCCTCCTCGGAGCTGGCTCCCCCGAGCTGGGCTGGTGCGGGGCCGGGGGGCCCTTCAGGCGGACGTCGATGGAGCCGGGCTGGCGGGAGAGCGGGATTTCGCTGGGGGTTTTCGGCTTCAGCTCGTTAGCGTCCGGCGAGGGGGAGGCCTGGTCGTCGGGAGGCGCATCTTCCTTCATCCGGACGTCGATGCAGCCCGGTTGGCGGGAGAGCGGGCCTTTGGGCGTGGCGGCACCTCTGTGGCGGGGGTCTTCTC
The Hemicordylus capensis ecotype Gifberg chromosome 14, rHemCap1.1.pri, whole genome shotgun sequence genome window above contains:
- the CFAP126 gene encoding protein Flattop isoform X2, producing the protein MATHYSSGQYEDAYVAQKLQNWSLPRACKELPSTREGYTQFIANDRGHLLPSIPRSKPNELPPGDSEAASARRGRPPSKGTLPPGSAPEMPAQGEDPRHRGAATPKGPLSRQPGCIDVRMKEDAPPDDQASPSPDANELKPKTPSEIPLSRQPGSIDVRLKGPPAPHQPSSGEPAPRRAISAEAPLSGHPRSLEGKPKGVSTPELLASHRQGSLEAPCKSLLPEALAYSRPVTKGSHVSEVQKTPRETEVAWSELPQREGLARSPSCPEKPSS
- the CFAP126 gene encoding protein Flattop isoform X1, which codes for MATHYSSGQYEDAYVAQKLQNWSLPRACKELPSTREGYTQFIANDRGHLLPSIPRSKASPWGTYVGTWDMPLKIPPAQVNLTCRSVAAAAHLTEWLTKPTSLNAACNGLVPEIVGKPNELPPGDSEAASARRGRPPSKGTLPPGSAPEMPAQGEDPRHRGAATPKGPLSRQPGCIDVRMKEDAPPDDQASPSPDANELKPKTPSEIPLSRQPGSIDVRLKGPPAPHQPSSGEPAPRRAISAEAPLSGHPRSLEGKPKGVSTPELLASHRQGSLEAPCKSLLPEALAYSRPVTKGSHVSEVQKTPRETEVAWSELPQREGLARSPSCPEKPSS